TTACAGGAGTGGAAAGTAAGTTATCTAAATACTTATGCATGGATTTATTGGCTATCtctctatataaaatatctcttaattcattttaataaatttaacagaATGGTGCTTAAACTATAATCGTTCAATATGTAATGagaaggaaatgaaaaaaaaaattgaaacttatATGCAGAACTATGATCAAAAAATTTCTGAGAAAATAGCAAAAGAAAAAGCTATGGAGGAAGAAGCACAAAATGATGGTTGGGTAACAGTAACAggacgaaagaaaagaggacAGTTTGCACTTTCCAGGAAAGAATCTACTATTAATAAAGTACAACGCaaagaagaacaaaaaaataggaaaaagcAATTACTTAACTTTTATACTTTCCAAATTCGGGAAAGTAAAAGACAGAGTAAGTTTTATGTCAGATTGgtcttaataaatatatacagaattttgatatttggggtcttattaaattttttttacagattTAGCAGAGTTAAGGAAGAAGTTCGAATTAGACAAAAAGAGATTACAAGATCTAAAATCTAAGAGAACGTTTAAGCCATTTTAAGATTGTGTGTATAACATAGATTAATTATATCAacgtgaaatatatatttattatattgtaaaaaaattttttatacatttacaattatggttttgtatgtatataattgtatttgaatttatatacagtttcacaaaataaaaataattataatagaaagTCAATAATGTAATTAAGCAGCTTTAGATGCATATGTCTGTAAAGTCCATTCAATTAAGAAGTGTTGATATGATAAAGGCTGTAACAAAGCCAGTAACTCTtctgtaaaacaaaaaacacaaattaatctttaattaaggactaattttatacgttaaatgaTTATGATATGTACGTTTGTTTCCATAAATACAATTTGCAGACATAGCTGCACTAACAGCTTGTGCAAGGCGTTCCATAGCTAACTCACGcgaaatagaattaatatttgtttgaGATTGTAAACTAGTTGTTAAAGTTCGAGTGGTAGCAGCAAAATGCTGTGCGGATATAGCATGTTTATTATTTCCGCTATTTTTTAATCGTAATACCGAATCCATAAGCAGTTGTTGAATTTTAGAATACAATTTCTTCTGCTCCTCGGAATATTCTGTATTTTCTGTACCAACTGATCGTATAGGTGATAAAATACACCACCTAAGACAGAGAGTTATACAATTATGAATACTTTATacttaattttatgtaaaatttttcttttgagTTACCTGAATAAACCTGCTATTGGAGTTATTGGTGTCATTGGAATGCCACCGGTTGGTAAAGCAGGATTATCCATCAAAGGAGTCAATAAGAGACTTGGGTTTTCATCTATCCATTCTCCTACCAATCTGAGGAGTTCTGCAGGTGGATATTTGTCCTCATAGACTTCACCTATTGCCGTTAGTAAGTTGGCAGTGAAATGTGGTGCAAGAACAGGAAGCTGCTTCAATTTGTCAATAGATTTTGGAGTAAGGACAAAATAGTCATTAAGTACGTGCCTTGCTAATCCAACGCTCTGTGGTGAAGTAGAGCCTAATTGCTGCATCCAAATTCCAGTCGCATTTAAGACTGCTTTATTTTGAGTGGCAATGGCTAAAGATACTAAATTGCCTAAGACTTTGTATCTAGGACTATCTGCAGGAAAAAGGGATAAAAATACTGCGTTGCGTACAGCGGCACTTCCTCCAGGACTTTGAAAAAAATCGCTTAGAACTTCTATTAATTGCAACTCTTGTATCGCTGTCGTCAGGTTGCgcttttttcgtttctctatttctcCGAATACAAACTCCGATATTAAATCTAGTTGTAGATCCATTTGTTTCCCAGGTCTGCtgcataatatttctttaaaaatagtaataaaattaaaaaatattaaaaaatataagattatCTGCTAACTTAACCTATTTCAACCAATGTCTTACCGATTCTGCATAATGCCTCTCTAGCACAGTAAGGAAAATCTAATTTTcgcaaattttgttttatatcatTCCCTGCCATTAATGTATACGTGCCACTATAATAtctaaatacatttaaaataaactatTCAGTCTTTGCGTGATATTTAATAAGCGCTTTACCAAAAcattgaatatattttctaaagcTATAATTCCGGATTTTTATGAAAGCGATATGGTTTTGGTAGCTAACGAAGACTGCATATTGATTGGTACggtgatattttttttaatttctgccACCAAATATCCAATAAATACGTAGATAAGTCTGCTGGTATAAACgcgcgagaaagaaaaatatttctgcaatttatttcatatgcCTGTATCCTTAATTTAATTGCGTTAgattatgaattaaaattttactgtACGTACTTTTTATGCattcaattataaataatataatttttattcgtaatcGATATGCAGGATATACAATGCGATACCGAATTTTTAAAACCGAACAacacaatatattatttaaaataatattatacattgaagcttaatatttttatgttttaaaacATACATGATATAAAgaatagtaattttttattataaggAAGATATAGGAAAACTAtggtatatataaaagaattcagtttatttacaaaaagtgcaaaaatatttgtggcatattttacataaattttctactcgtttcttttaaatttgtataaatgatttattgaaattctattttacatttctaatatatacatatgtcgatagaaatatatttttgtttacgattttaataaaatttatcttttgttTCACATGTATCGCAATGAAATCGGGTATCCAATGCATAGCGCCACCTTTGAGTAGGTTGCGAACTACACTGTTAGTCAAAACAATCGCCGAATTCAGGATCTATTTTTAGGCGGCACTCGCTAAGCTACGGTACTTTAGTAATTTTCGTGTGCGTCGAAAAAAGGGACAGACGCTTGCAGTGTTTCGTGTAATTGTCTTTCGATTTCGGAAAGGTTCAACGACCTCACGGTAATTGTGACAAGAGATCGACCGGCCATGTTTATACCGTGGTGAATTTTGAGCCAGCGGCCCGTAATCTACTAAGTAATTTTCCACGTGTACTTGTTCGATACTCGTGTCGTGTACCGTACGTCCAGCACGGTGTCTAAGACCTTTTCGAGATGGAGTCTAGCGAAAGGGGTGAGTAAATCcgcaatagaaataaaatcacGACAATATTGAGCCTCTGACACAAATCGCAACCTGGGGGCAATGGCAGTGTCAGGGTCGAAACGGAACTAGTTCAGTGACCGCATTCGCGGCATTTGACCGCGATATTACCGGAGAATTTCTTTTCGAATCTATCCCTTATTCATCTCGAACTCTCTATGAATACGGCGTTTCTCTTTAGAATAGCCTTCCTGTGAAAATTCCTCTCGAGACCAAATCTATGTCACGCATCTCACTTTTGATCTTGACTGTACTCTCTCTTGGTTCAATTCTTACGCGTATctcttttatacatatttatgaacATAAAAATGACATATAAGAAAGaagcattttatatttcagtgtaatttatttttcttttaatcgttTGTGTCATAAACGAGCGATTTGTTCGAATAGGTGTAGCTTGTATTTCGTGTTTCTTTGACGTTTTACTCTGAGATAGTAAAGAAAGCTGATCGGTCAGACGGCTACGTTTtgtattacgcaataacataaCGGCGTGTCTCTAACCTAGATAATCTCTCGCGTATAGTGAATTGAAGCCAGGGTACCGCTTGACAGAGACACGTGAGAATTATTATCGCTTGACCGAGTCCGGCATCTGTTGCAATGTGGCGACACCTGCCGACCGTTCGTGCACGTCCTACCTCAAGCTAGTGCGAATTAACCCTCCCTGTGTTTGTTGCCGTTCAACCCTTTCGTTCTATGAAAGGCAGAGACGAAAGGAGCGATGTagtaaagtaaataaaagtgAATTCTTTTAGAAACTATTTTGTCATTTAATGAAAATCTATGTTGGGTTAATAACGTTGAAGAAAGTTATTGTGCTAAGTAAACGAATATAGTTGAATTAAAAACTAATTGGAGGTTAAGTTTCAAATAGCGCAAGGAAgcaaatattcgaataataatattcaattgttttttatctttttattagcAATCTATCGAGGCAATAATGTTAAACAGAATGAAGATGTTAGGAaaagttatattctattttatatacaatgtTTATTGACAAAGGATGAGGTTAGGAGACGTTTAATAGCGtataagtatatttaaatcgAGCAACTAATTGTCTTGCATCATTTTGCAAagatttaatatacaatttatctttttcatcGAACTTTTTACAATCATGTGTCAGTGATTCTTTCcctaaaaaaacattttttgtataggtgtacaatttataaaacatagTACGTAGTTCGAATTTTCTAGGAATACGCTGTTTCGCGAAATTTCCAGAACCTTTCGGTCGCTACTAGAGGGCAGGCGTGCGCCATTGTTttcccttttatttttaattcattctcttttcatcctttttccattcttctacCGAGAtccttctcctctttctctgcCAGACTCTTCCTTGTTATATAAGTCCAAGGACGAACTATGCGATCGTATTGTCTCTGTCCATTTTTGCATCTCTCTCCCTTGTCGGTTTTTTctgctctctctttctctctctctctctctactaGTAACGCcgcctttttctttccttttctaaccTGTTTTCTGTtgtccctctttctcttttcctctttattCTTCCGGTGTGTTGCATTGTCGTTCTTTCTCCCTTCCTCCCAATATACGTACTTCTCTATTCATTGCTTCACTGTTGCTTTATTATATTGGCCTGTGCATGTTGTGCATCcctctccttctttctctcatTGTGCTTCGATTTGCATTATGATTGGATGCTGTTCTTTGTTAAAACCGGTGTACTATTAACACGCGTCCTCGgttgaataatttatgaaaaacgTGCTACCCGCTTTTGAAAGAAAGATCATGCTTTTTGTTGTCGGATCTCTTCTGTCTAATTTTTCAATACTCATTTCAAGGTCAACCACATAGTTCTAGTAAACAGAGTGTTATTCGAAATGAATTCGAATGGATTTAGACTATATATCCTAACCTTGAATTGCTTCAAGGTCATGACTGAGCAGAAGTTACGTAATCAAGGACTAACTGCAGATATACTAAACCGGGCCTAAAACTTTGAACTCAATTATTTCTTCCCTTCCTCGTGCAAGATTATATCGCATTTTTactcaaatttcattttatacgaatttttatacagCATGTGGTTAAGCTAGctgaattatatttctatcggaatttttatgtatttttatgtattaattCGGCTTTTCACAAGAATCAAATCAGAAAGGGGTTAGCGTGTTTCTCTATTCGTGTACAAGTTTATTTTCGCACGTGCCTTGCGCAAACGGGATCGTTTATGGCCACCTCCAATATGTACTGTTCTAGGCTTgcgaaaaatttgaagaagtCGTAGGTCGTTTAACAAAGTGTCTACAACGCTGTGCGATCAGTTATTAGATCAAATACGTAAAGCTTTTCTaagtaaaatgttaaaaaatttgctTCGAGAAAATTCACGAGCAAAGTTTAATAATTCATCACAAATGGGAAAGTTTTAACGatttagaaataaacgatCCTAGCTTACTCACGTAGAGTTtgattgaaaatgtataacataatctcgaagaaagaaagtttcTTTTCTAACAGAATTAAATAAAGGATAAAGGTAGGCAACTTCAAAGTTTTCATTCTGtgaacaaatttgaaaatatattgaaagattttttaactttagaatatttctcttaattattccgctaataattaatacatccTGAATTATTAACTAGGAGAAGCAGAAATAATGCGAATTGCATAAGTAACTATATCGACGATAAATAGAATGCAAATGCGTGACGATCATCGCGTTTCATTAGACTATCGTTCGCGACAATTGAATGGTATTGATTTGTAGCGTTGAACGCCAACTAGAAGGATGGATAATCGACGGCCTTGCGCGAGATTATACTCCGGGTATCGTACGATTTCGCGTCCTCGGGGATGGGATTGCACGAACTGTCTCGTCAAAGAGAATTACATGCATCACGAATTAAGCGTAATTTTCcaaatcgatatttttgtgCAATAATTTTATCTCTTCTCTTATCTTAAAAATTACGATTTTCTCTTTATTCATTTTCAAGAGTAAACTTTTCAGGAATACAAAAATAAGTTAGAATTAGTTTGTTTATCCGCGAATGGCCTTGTTGGGTGTAGATATATTTTCCCTATCATTCGACTAACTCTTATATTTGAACCTCGTTGAACGAGTCAATTAGCAAGCTGCTCTAACATCTGCCACAAAGAATCGTTTTCCTTTGCTCCGACTGCCGGTTCGTATACTGTATACTTATACGTATATCGGGtgtttttcaaaaattcgcTTTTAAGTCTGGTCGATTAAGCAAAAGCTGATCGGTAGATGATCACTGATCGTCcacaagtatttgaacactcgCTGCAATTCGATGAAAATgtcaatatttttgttatcgtTTCAAAGTCACGATCGAACGTTTCTTCATTAcgaattctttaatttaaatgGAATCAGGGAATACACCCGTGTCGCTAAAGTTGCACGTAGTTGGCACTTGATAAAGTTTATATAAACTTTTAGAATGTGGCTAGAAATACGTAAGCACGTATTACCGATGTCTTCGTAGGATCAATTTTCATCCACCTCCGATTACTCGTGTTGTTTCTTTATTGCACgtacgtttattttattcccgACAACGTTGCGATTTATCAAATGCATCCCGAAAGAGGACGTTTCAAAAACTCGCGTCGAATTCAACTCGCCCGTCACCGAGTATCGATGTCGAGCCAAACATGTAGCTTCAAGTTCGCCATGATTTTGAAACACGATCTGCAAGTTGTTTCGAGTAGCTTAAACGAAGGAGTGAATTTCTGAAGCGCGAGTTTCGGCAGTTTATGGCGTAACCGATGCCCGTTGCTTTTAATTCCAAACGAACATCGGCCAACGCAAGGATCCGTTCTACGTTTTTATGCTAATTAACGAGATAGAATTTCATCGTGTGGGCGTAGGACATTCACGTTCGCCCGTTTAGATAGCTCGGTCGATCTCTCGCTTGTCGTATCGGGTCAGGACATCCTGCAGTTGCAACCCGTCCCCTGAAACGTGCAATTTCAGGGATTATTTCCATGAACGAACTCGTACAATCCACCAAATATCGTATATCGCGGGCAAACGGTAATTTCCAGTACCGTTTATGCGGGAAACGTGAAACGAAATTGGCTACTGCGACGATATCCTGCGACGAAAAACCTGGTTTGGGTTTGTGGTTCGTTCGATCTATCGTAATCGCACGAAACTACCGTGTTTCTTGAAGTTTTCCTTCTAAACGATCGGCCGCTCGCGTTAATTACttgcgttaaatatatttcttgacTTTACCGCGATCGAGTTTTCATACTCTAATGAGAAGGTTGTTTCAACGAACAAAGGAACCTTCGACGTTTACAGAGAAACTacaatggaaaattgaaagaagagATTATGGTTATGAATAACGAGTGTATCTCGTATGGTACATATTTCTTGTGTTTCTCCGAGACTAGAGAAGCTTTCAGCAGCAGAAGAACACGACCGTGTCGAAAATGACTTAAAGAATAACTGTATTCTTTTTGGATTAATGAGATTCCATTTACGAGAAATACGTGGGTATTCACGTACCtctatagtataatgtatcgTTTACAGAAAGATCACCGTCGTGCAAAGATTTGTCGTCGCTAAATGACCGagcaattaataattcttcaaGCTTTTTACCTTAAACCGATgtagtaaaaaaattacttttcctAGCTGCATCGTTCTCGTAGCAAGTCAACGGTATTTTCCCCGAAAATCTAAATGCACGATTGCTTCGAATTTGGTCGAGCGAGTcgtctttcatttttattccaaGCGCATAGCCAACGTCCGATCGTTAACAACGTCTAAAAGGCTTCAAGATTTTTGACCCGACCTGTTTGCTCTTCGATATAGTCGATAAGATTGTCCCGCGAGGAACTCGCATATGTAAATAGCGATACGTAGCTCGTgatcgaagaagaaaggaaaaagaaggagcGCGAAggaaaagatacaaaaaaacAAGTTACTCGTCGTATCTGGCTGTTTAACAAATTTCTCGAGATCGAAACGCGGATTCAACGGCGGAAAATAGTCGTCCCCCGGATAGATCGTGTCATCGTCCAAGTCTCCTCCGTTGCTCGTTTCTCCTGGATAATCCGCTTTGCGCGTTTTCGATAAATATGCACGAGTTTGTCTCTCTGTCGCGGTTCGTTCGCGGCAAATATAAATAGACGGCTACGAAGAGTTTATTGATCGCGATGCATCCAAGGTTTTGCAACGGCGGAGCGCGATTATGTAAGCAGCACGTGCAATTATTGCGTTGCGTCGCGGTTCAGACGTTTGCCCTACGGCCAAGTGCCTGTTTCCGATAGGGTGACGTTGCTTCGACGCGGAACGCTACTCttctttctgaattttttccaTCCGTTTTTTTCAAGCTGCGAAAGACAGAgacggagagagagagagagaaagagagggaaagagtTAAATTGTTTGTGGAAATTGTTAGACGGCTTATGATTCCTTATCGCGCAATTTTCATGGGATTCTTACGTCGGCATTTTGCAGACGATCTTATCTTTATGTTGGAAgatttcgtaaattttttttaagaagAGGGATAATTTATTTGTCGTTTTTGTGGAATCTTTATCGAATCTTTCGTGCGAGGTTTTTGAAGATTCGAAGGTTTTGAAGGTTTGTCGGTTTCCATAGGAAAGAAGTTGGTCGATCTTTTCGACGAAAGGAACAACGTGGTTGCTTCTCGCTGTGTgaaatttcgatgaaatttctgCGCCACATAGCTAGATTACATACATTTCTATATTACGTAGGATTTTACATTGCACGAATCGTGCATGCgtgtaaaaatgatttattgcTATATAGTAGATAGTAGACGTATAGCAGATAAGGAAAATCCGGAGATTAGAAACGAACGTGTCAAGGTGTCCGAATTAATTGATTACCGTCGGCTTGGTATTTTCTGTCGATACGAAATTAATTCGAGAGGatggaaaatgaagaaaaagggCGAATTATAACGAGGTAAGGTAACGAGGTGGTTTATTGCCTTTTTGGTCGAAGGTTAAATCTCATCGACAAGGCTGTCATCTTTTTAGGctttttatcttcttatttAAGATATCAACCTTCGATGCACGTTTTTATAATTAGGACAAGTGGGTTCCTCGCTCGAGTAAAGCTGTTTTACTTGGGAACACTGGGCGTAATTGGAGATCGAGCGATAAAACTGATAAAAGACACTGGTTAAACAGACTATTTTCTCCAATATCGTCAGCCTGGTTTTCAAAAAGCTTGATTTTACAACGATACATCTGTTCCTTCTTAATGGGATCAAACAAGAAGGGATGAAAAAAAGTCAAACGAAAGCCAGAGTCGTAGGACAGtatctttttcaaatttaacgtTGCATcaaatttaatgttattaattatacgagGTATAggagaatatatataatttatatctaatatatatatatatatatatgtagactccctagagttcacgtgggatagggactctttttgttttacgggtagcacgactttcttcgtttcacggacagagcgCGACCCTCTTAAGgttttacggacaaccatttttGAGAGACGCTCTtttcccaaacggacggacagagagcaaCATCAGAGACAGACAAGAGCACGGAATaaccatttaaaattttgaagactgacggagaaagagcggtagctcaggacgttgaaaatcgattctcgattttcaggtaaacatTGTACAGAACTTGCTATTTCGCgtctatgtaatttattgttatttattgttatagacggatatcaattgttgtttatttttgtattttatctaattactttcacgataaaactcgattttcagacttcagaatcgatcatATGAATTATCCCAACATTTAcgatcttacatatatatatatatatataaatttatcgagTAATTTGCTCTGGTTTCCTTGATATTAGTTTTCTTTCGAATTATCTTGCAGGAGTTTTAATCAGTACAGTTCGTGTCGTTAAGATCAGACGATTCCATCGTTACAGTAACAAGCTGCATTTTCCACGTTGcggtgtaattttattattaggataattattataattgattTCTTCCTGAATAATTGAAATCGCATGCTACAGAAGAAGAACGTTCCTCAATTGGCAAAACATTCAAATTATCAGTgtaaatacgtaatatataacgtagttTTTTTACCacataagaagaaaataatttacgtaAGTATACTAACCGCATATTGCATTACTCTTATTCGTTattcatttacgattattcTAATGCATCTGCCAAGTAACTTTCTGCGTTCATAAGAAAATTGCCTACGATTACGGTCGACTATAGTCGCAGGAAATTCTCGCGatctttttcacttttttcgCTTTTGAGAATTCAAGCTTGCTCTCGGGATCAATTTTCAGCAGTTAGATCcaatatttcgataaaaagagAGGATAATCTTCAAGGTGAATTAAAGGGCGCGGGGAAAAAACACGGCCTTCCGACTGTCCTCGCGTACAGCTTTTcagatttcaatgaaattatctttttacttGCAGGTTGCGTCATcgttgtaatttttatcggGTTGCATGGCCGACTGGTATCGCTTTTGCGATCGTCGTTTCTTGTTCGCGTCTCGAGCGAGAACATGACCCGTCTGATCATTAAAAGTCACCGGAACTAACGATCATCGCGACGTTTCTTGAGAGGCTTCGTTTGTAAACACGAAAGATGTAAATAcgatttgtaatataaatcgATGCGCGAATACATTTGCCACGGAGCAATTTAAACATCGGAATCGGTAAACCAGATTTTTTAACGACTATTCGAGACAAAGATACGAATTGAAGCGTAGACTGTCGTAGGAACGAGGTTGCTTACATAATTTATACTTAACGAGTTTCTTTTTGGTAAATCGTATATTCTACTTTTTGAAATATCGCTTTTGTTAATGTTTCGCGGTTAAAAACGTACGATTAAAACGCGTTTGCTTTTCTGCGCGATTGCTCTCACCGAATTTCTTTGTCGTGATTGCGTCGATTCTCGTGCATGACCAGCGCAACGCCTCGATACGTGCGTCatatcgaaaaagaaaaaaaaaaaagaaaaagaaaaaaagcaaaataacGAGATATTGCAAAGTATGTTCGAAGTACGATAAAGGCACGACGCGTTACGCTTTGTTTCGATGATAAGACGTTGCTTCGCGacgtaattattttcagtGGAAACTTTTTATCCGaacgtttctctctctctctctctacggTTTccacttttctctctctctctcacttttccacttttcatttttctccatCGAAATTGCTCGATGACAGAGCAACCGCGAGGTTTACTTGCCGATGAGAATAATCGAATCGTTCGCGGGAATTTTTGTCTTCGTTAAACTTGCCGCGTTCCTCGGATTACCTTTTATCTAATCTCGTCTTTTTATCGCAACAATTTCCTTCGCTCTCGAGTAGACTCGTAAGGATTCGATTCGTACgaataaaaggaagaagacAAAATACTTTGCAGACAGCGATACGATAATTTCGCGTGGAACGTCAATTTACGAGTGCCATCGTTAAAGCGTTAATTCAAGCAGAATCAACGACAAAACGATGATTCGCTTCGCTTCGTCGAGGAAAAGATCGTTTATTTACGATTCGGTCGGAACGTGTTATTCGACGCGATCGAAAGTGGCGGTCGTATTGGCGATAAAACGAGAGGGAACGGCTCTCCACAGCGGTGCCAGGCTTTACGTAACACGGCTAGACCagggtcgtcgtcgtcgttgttcgTCGCGGTGCTGAAGCTCGGTGCACGCCGTGAGGAAAACACGCGGAGTGTGACTGACTCGTTCaagtttccttccttttctatCGCGATCGCTATTTATATTTCCGCAAGGCTGCGAGCACGCGTTCAGGTGCGCGTTCGTCGATCGCGTGAATTGCAAAAAGATTCGTCGCTTTGATTTAGACTCGGGTTAACGGTGTATATACGTTCTACAGCGAATACGTCAGGAGAATGAAACGTATTATACGGTATGATCCGTTGCAACCCAACAGACAACCAGGtccacgttatacgatactaAAGATTCAAACAAaatctttccttctttcaacGAAATACGATACTACTCCGTCTATTCGAACTTTTCCGAGGATCAACAGTTCGCGTCATTGGGTCGCTCGGGAAGTTTGTCCcgatttatttacatttcgattgcatgtattaggtcgtccgaaaagtttctttcgttttataaggaaataacggaCGTACGATAtttctcgttttatattattttatcgaattacgcgtatgatccatttcgttctatcgaaataaagatcgccacgttcgacagattagatttcacgtttgtacaaagatacgtcgttgtaaaagacgggtctgtaaaagaaagacactcttcgg
This genomic window from Bombus fervidus isolate BK054 chromosome 5, iyBomFerv1, whole genome shotgun sequence contains:
- the LOC139987478 gene encoding ribosomal RNA-processing protein 7 homolog A isoform X1 produces the protein MVIHNKAIMKSKTGSLKGFKTLWFRFDEEATDKHQLFFKEHSIRNQEPIHPKGRTLFILNIPPYITHKALNKIFGDLCGTVSKIYFVTPKGFKTAYIVFEKESALEKALEIPENYVITLNKEKKICFTGVEKWCLNYNRSICNEKEMKKKIETYMQNYDQKISEKIAKEKAMEEEAQNDGWVTVTGRKKRGQFALSRKESTINKVQRKEEQKNRKKQLLNFYTFQIRESKRQNLAELRKKFELDKKRLQDLKSKRTFKPF
- the LOC139987478 gene encoding ribosomal RNA-processing protein 7 homolog A isoform X2; the encoded protein is MKSKTGSLKGFKTLWFRFDEEATDKHQLFFKEHSIRNQEPIHPKGRTLFILNIPPYITHKALNKIFGDLCGTVSKIYFVTPKGFKTAYIVFEKESALEKALEIPENYVITLNKEKKICFTGVEKWCLNYNRSICNEKEMKKKIETYMQNYDQKISEKIAKEKAMEEEAQNDGWVTVTGRKKRGQFALSRKESTINKVQRKEEQKNRKKQLLNFYTFQIRESKRQNLAELRKKFELDKKRLQDLKSKRTFKPF
- the LOC139987477 gene encoding integrator complex subunit 15, whose protein sequence is MAGNDIKQNLRKLDFPYCAREALCRIEILCSRPGKQMDLQLDLISEFVFGEIEKRKKRNLTTAIQELQLIEVLSDFFQSPGGSAAVRNAVFLSLFPADSPRYKVLGNLVSLAIATQNKAVLNATGIWMQQLGSTSPQSVGLARHVLNDYFVLTPKSIDKLKQLPVLAPHFTANLLTAIGEVYEDKYPPAELLRLVGEWIDENPSLLLTPLMDNPALPTGGIPMTPITPIAGLFRWCILSPIRSVGTENTEYSEEQKKLYSKIQQLLMDSVLRLKNSGNNKHAISAQHFAATTRTLTTSLQSQTNINSISRELAMERLAQAVSAAMSANCIYGNKQELLALLQPLSYQHFLIEWTLQTYASKAA